Proteins from a genomic interval of Sphingobacterium sp. SYP-B4668:
- a CDS encoding TonB-dependent receptor plug domain-containing protein: protein MKNISFAFFALLIGMDVNAQIRPIQADSTKYLEEVKINVIAKKKIETELKMAVSVDEFLASSANISFIKRGAYAWEPLLNNMSTERSVITIDGMHVFGACTDKMDPVTSYVESNNLSSIDIASGQEGSMHGSTIAGSIDLKRKSTSFGLEKQWNGAYQTGFEFNNKQFFNLANLSYSSDKFVADGSISLRKAGNYSDGNKDEVRHSQYNKFNTSLGLAYKTGSLSSIRVDAIYDKAKDVGFPALPMDLWLSRAIITSVSYKQLFEDGIWKAWDTKLYFNAIEHYMDDTKRPENLVHMDMPGWSTTYGLVSRANLKSGDLVSEIQLNVYDNLSIAEMTMYPQDRSNKTMFAYSWPWVTTRFAGLSMNNSWDISERSRLNFGGSLGYNYNHSKYVEFNWIFHPGAPQQKSRVLPGIHASYQLDVDRFDFSLGTGYGHRAPSVSEGYGYYIYNSFDRYDYIGNPDLNNEISYEANASAGFKNEKLRVETKVNYFYIQNYIIGRILSLGSPMNYQSVGVKSYTALEHAKLFNFALSGTYDILPHLHWKGTLTYARATDDKSTNLPFIRPLSYQSSLHYMHKKIGIQTSVHGDLAQENYSPEYGEDLTSAYQVWNISADYTFNFKKMTTILQVGAENLFNTYYSTYADWGNIPRMGRNVFTSLKFNF, encoded by the coding sequence ATGAAAAATATAAGTTTTGCCTTTTTTGCTCTTTTAATTGGGATGGATGTAAATGCCCAAATCAGGCCGATCCAAGCAGATAGTACTAAGTACCTTGAAGAGGTGAAAATCAATGTCATTGCTAAAAAGAAAATTGAGACCGAATTGAAGATGGCGGTTTCTGTAGATGAATTTTTAGCCTCCTCTGCCAATATCAGTTTTATCAAACGAGGGGCTTATGCGTGGGAACCTTTATTGAACAACATGAGTACAGAACGTTCTGTCATCACCATCGATGGGATGCATGTTTTTGGAGCATGTACTGACAAGATGGACCCCGTCACCTCATATGTCGAAAGTAACAACCTTTCGTCCATTGATATCGCTTCTGGTCAGGAAGGAAGTATGCACGGGTCGACGATTGCTGGTAGCATTGATCTGAAGAGGAAAAGTACCTCATTTGGCCTCGAAAAGCAGTGGAACGGCGCGTATCAGACAGGCTTTGAATTCAATAACAAACAATTTTTCAATCTTGCGAATCTCTCTTATTCAAGTGACAAGTTTGTAGCAGACGGAAGCATTTCTCTTCGCAAAGCAGGCAACTATTCCGATGGCAACAAGGATGAGGTGCGCCATTCTCAATATAACAAATTCAATACCTCTTTAGGATTGGCGTACAAGACTGGTTCACTTTCCTCTATACGCGTAGATGCAATTTACGACAAAGCCAAAGATGTCGGTTTTCCGGCGCTCCCGATGGATTTGTGGCTCTCTCGAGCCATCATTACCTCTGTATCCTACAAGCAATTATTTGAAGATGGAATATGGAAAGCCTGGGATACCAAGCTTTACTTTAATGCTATAGAACATTATATGGATGACACCAAGCGTCCTGAAAATTTAGTTCATATGGACATGCCCGGTTGGAGCACCACGTACGGACTAGTATCCCGGGCCAATTTGAAGAGCGGTGACTTAGTTTCGGAAATCCAGCTCAACGTATACGATAATCTATCCATTGCGGAGATGACCATGTATCCACAGGATAGGAGCAACAAGACGATGTTTGCCTATAGTTGGCCTTGGGTTACGACCCGTTTTGCTGGTCTTTCCATGAATAATTCTTGGGATATCTCCGAGAGGAGTCGGTTGAATTTTGGCGGTTCACTAGGCTATAATTACAACCACTCCAAATATGTCGAATTCAATTGGATTTTCCATCCCGGAGCTCCCCAGCAGAAGAGTAGAGTACTCCCAGGCATACATGCTAGTTATCAACTCGATGTCGATCGGTTTGATTTTTCTCTTGGTACGGGTTATGGCCATAGAGCACCTTCCGTTTCAGAAGGCTATGGATATTATATTTATAACAGTTTTGATCGCTATGATTATATTGGTAATCCCGATTTGAACAACGAGATTTCATACGAGGCCAATGCCAGTGCGGGCTTTAAAAACGAAAAGCTGCGTGTCGAAACTAAAGTAAATTATTTCTATATCCAAAATTATATAATTGGACGAATCCTGAGTTTAGGTAGCCCGATGAATTATCAGTCTGTGGGTGTCAAAAGCTATACGGCGCTAGAGCACGCCAAGCTTTTCAATTTCGCTTTGAGTGGCACCTACGATATTCTACCTCATTTACATTGGAAGGGCACCCTTACTTATGCACGCGCTACCGATGATAAGAGTACCAATTTGCCATTCATTCGTCCATTGAGTTATCAATCCTCCCTACATTACATGCACAAAAAAATAGGTATACAGACCTCTGTCCATGGTGATTTGGCACAGGAGAATTATAGTCCCGAATATGGAGAAGATCTCACCTCCGCTTACCAAGTGTGGAATATATCTGCAGACTATACCTTCAACTTCAAAAAAATGACAACCATTTTGCAGGTAGGCGCTGAAAATTTGTTCAACACCTATTACAGCACCTATGCTGATTGGGGAAATATCCCACGGATGGGGCGCAATGTCTTTACATCGTTAAAGTTCAATTTCTAG